From the genome of Toxoplasma gondii ME49 chromosome XII, whole genome shotgun sequence:
ACTCCTCCACACAAATTACAAAAACTCCGTCGCGGAAGGGTTTTGGACTTCGACGCGAGATGACGAGGGAGCTGAACACTCTCACGAGACGTGGTGCTGGTAATGGTGCGTCGAGACCGGAGAAGCAAGCCTAATTACACTGGAATGTGTGTGAGTTCTTATTCAGTGGGGTACTTGGGAACGATGGACGCTGGCATCAGCAACTGATAAACCTGACACGAACTATATTTCATGTTCCCATTAACAGGGTCGCGCGTCGACTCAGCGGCGTGTGGTTCCTAACTTCATCACAGGGAAACGGAGACCTGAGACAAAAAACGCCGCCGGAAGCGCACCAGAAAACCCGCAGAACTGGAAACTTTTCGGAAGTACCAAAACTTGTGATAGAGACGAGTCTTGTTGAGCGAACGCTCGATACTAGCGCCTAGCGAAAAGAGACCCCAATGGCAGGGCCGAGTCAAGCATTCCTTCCATTCAGCGCTTTCTGTGAAACAGTCTCCAGTAAGGTCTTGAAAATCGGTTAAAAGGACATAAATATCTGCCCCTCGTTTGCAATTTCATTCTCATTCAGCAATTTAGCAGATCGCCGGCATCTCGGCCGGCCATGTGCCTCGCAGCTTGCACGGTTCCCATGGCTCAGCAAGCTGACACATCTGCGCTATGTCTCTCGTGATTTTTCCCCATCTGCATTTCCGGTCAATTCTCAACCCTTCAAATAAGTAAGTAGATGGCTTCCCTGGAAACACTGCAAGGGCCTGTCAACAAAAGACAAAAGGGTTCAAGGGTTCCGCAGAGAGTTCCGCAGGATTCGGCAAAAGACACGGGAAAAACCAAGGGTGCAAAAGCTCACTATACTGAGGCCGGCTAATAGACGAAACTACATGGAAATGCCAACGCTTGCACCAGGGGAAAGAGTGGCAAGCCCGTCTCGAAcatgtttttctcctgtttcgaTCAGCGATCTGTTTCAAGCTATAAAAAGCACACGTCGCTCTCAGTCCTTGTGAAGGGAGCGCTCCTGTTCGTTCCAGAGAAACGCTGCACTGCAGTTCCTGTAAACAGTGTGTGGCGATCCGCGAAACGGTACTGCCTGTACATTTTGAAAACTAGTGTATCTGGGGTTCTTGGGGGGAAATCAGCCTCTCATACCGTTACTAGAGAATCTCTATGTTTACCGTCGGTGACGGAAATCTCCGTACTAGTGAACGTATCTACTCCTGGGTCATGCCGCTACTGCCACGAAAGCTGGTAAAACCCTAGTACGAAAGATAGCTATGTATTCAACCACACCGGTGCCTTTTAGAGatctcggcttctctgtgCGATACGAGAGAGCGTGCCGATGTTTCGTGAGCGCAGAAGAACGGGAACGTCCGCCGAAGCTGCGGAAAGCGATGCGGACCTAAGTAGAACACTCAGTGGGGGGCCGGGGTGGCACGCGTGTTGGTGGCGCGTTTGTTGCGCATTTTTGAAAATGCTGAAGGGTGCCCGTCAACGCGGAGGCTTTTTCGTCCCTCTATCGCTCATTACTACTCTATCATGCATTTTTTGTCACAGCTCGTGTCCTCTTCGCGGCTCCTCTATCCCTTGCAGACACGTCCTTCTGCTCTAGTGTTGACACTTCCACATGTCTGATGCGGACGTGAGCGTGTCGAACGGGGGTATTTGCGCAGACCACACTGCGCTGTGCTTTGCTCGCCTAGGTCAACGCGCTACTTTCGCTTACCGGCCCGAGCGGTGGCTGTTACTTTCAAAGTGTGATGGTTTTTCGAAAGGCGTCGCGTCTGTTGTCTCCGTTCCAGTGTGTTCACCCAGCGTTTGGGATAGGAACACGAACGTAGTTCTCCATACCCCAGCCTTTCCGAGAGCCGGTAAGCGCCGCTGCGGGGAGTTTTCCTGAGCGTATGTGGTTTTGAGCGTTCCACACATGTGGTGCGAGTTTTCTCCTTGCGTTTTTTCGACCTTTTTCTTCCAATGAGTTGGCCGCAGCCTTTCGGATCCGCTAAAACCAGCCGACAATTGCGCAGAAGGTTCTACCGTCTGGCGGTGCAGTGTGCAAGCGTATGATTATAAACGACTACCGTCGAGTTTTCTCCGTCCGACCCGTTCGGCCTGCGCGTCAGAAAAACGTTTCCATTCCCTAATCGTCAATAGGACATTTCACAAGTCCAAACTTCTCCGTGCTGCCGGCTTCCAGTCCGTTCCCCGGAGTTAGACAACACGAGACAtcgttcctcgtttctctgtgcgCACCGGATTTTTCGCGGGAAACGTTAATTATTCCAGGTGTTTTTGCTTGTCCCCGTTTGTTCATGTCTCGGCGCTCCCGCGTTCTTCATTAAGTTGTCCGTCCGCTCCGTCGGTAATCCACTCTCGGTATTAGTCACCTCTCGCAGACATGGAGACTTCGTCCACGCCTTCGACCAAGCGCTCGGCTTTCCAGGGCCCGTGCTATTTGAAAATGATCGTGAACAACGTAGCGGCCGGTGCGATCATTGGAAAGAACGGCATCGCAATTGCAGCGATGGAGCAGCAGACCGGCTGCGCGCTGAAGCTCTCGCCCCTCAACGCGTTCTACCCTGGC
Proteins encoded in this window:
- a CDS encoding hypothetical protein (encoded by transcript TGME49_217875); this translates as MSDADVSVSNGGICADHTALCFARLGQRATFAYRPERWLLLSKCDGFSKGVASVVSVPVCSPSVWDRNTNVVLHTPAFPRAVVRPLRR